From one Magnolia sinica isolate HGM2019 chromosome 18, MsV1, whole genome shotgun sequence genomic stretch:
- the LOC131232628 gene encoding SPX domain-containing membrane protein At4g22990-like, whose protein sequence is MVAFGKKLKERQFPEWQGYYINYKLMKKKVKQYAQQIQVGALDRRNVLKEFSRILDNQIEKIVLFLLEQQGILASRIAALGERHTILQQQPDMSQMCELREEYRAVGQDLLKLLFFVEINAIGLRKILKKFDKRFGYRFTDYYVTTRANHPYSQLQQVFKHVGIGAVVGALSRNLVDLQDHHGSSFSLYDQPSIPLQDPVIDSIKAAVDRLTHSTNFLHFLGQHALIMQEELSTPTESEADEQRYHFMSLLLNLANTFLYMVNTYIIVPTADNYSLSLGAPATVCGVVIGSMAIAQVFSSVYFSAWSNRSYFRPLVFSSIVLLMGNTLYALAYDFDSIAVLLIGRLFCGLGSARAVNRRYISDCVPLKIRMQASAAFVSASALGMACGPALAGLLQTNFKIYAITINEDTLPGWVMALAWLIYLLWLWISFKEPALKNEENPLPQEANPGPVESEELEKGLAQPLLLNSEEKQNDEDGDQDCDGSEASAEVSNKPATSIAAAYRLLTPTVKVQLLIYFMLKYAMEILLSESSVITTFYFRWSTSSVAIFLFCLGLTVLPVNIVVGSYISNMFEDRQILLTSEIMVCLGIILSFHVVSPYSVPQYVSSAFITFVSAEVLEGVNLSLLSRVMSSRLARGTYNGGLLSTEAGTLARVVADGTITLAGYLGEDKLLNITLLPSLFICIASIAATCLTYNSLY, encoded by the exons ATGGTTGCATTCGGGAAGAAGTTGAAGGAACGTCAATTTCCAGAATGGCAAGG ATACTATATTAACTACAAGTTGATGAAGAAGAAAGTAAAGCAATATGCTCAACAGATCCAAGTCGGAGCACTGGATCGCCGCAATGTTCTCAAAGAGTTTTCAAGGATACTAGATAACCAG ATTGAAAAGATCGTCCTGTTTCTGTTGGAACAACAAGGGATCCTTGCAAGTAGGATAGCAGCTCTTGGTGAGCGGCACACGATTCTTCAACAGCAGCCAGATATGTCACAAATGTGTGAATTACGAGAGGAGTATAGAGCGGTGGGACAAGATCTTTTAAAGCTTCTCTTTTTTGTTGAGATCAATGCTATTGGTCTgcggaagattttgaagaagtttgataaaCGCTTTGGCTATAGATTCACAGATTACTATGTCACCACTCGCGCAAATCACCCTTATTCCCAGCTTCAGCAAGTGTTCAAACATGTG GGTATAGGGGCTGTTGTGGGTGCATTATCTCGCAATCTTGTCGATCTTCAAGACCATCATGGAAGCTCTTTTTCGTTATATGATCAACCATCTATTCCTCTTCAG GACCCCGTTATTGATTCAATAAAGGCAGCTGTAGACAGACTTACACACTCAACGAACTTCCTGCACTTTTTAGGGCAACATGCACTTATTATGCAAGAAGAGTTGTCGACTCCCACTGAGAGCGAAGCCGATGAacagagatatcattttatgtctcTTCTATTGAACTTGGCAAACACTTTTCTTTACATGGTCAACACATATATTATAGTCCCAACGGCAGACAACTACTCATTGAGCCTTGGAGCTCCTGCAACCGTTTGTGGTGTTGTAATTGGGTCAATGGCTATTGCTCAGGTGTTTTCTTCCGTGTATTTTAGTGCATGGTCAAATAGATCATATTTCAGACCTCTTGTTTTCAGCAGTATTGTTCTTCTCATGGGCAATACCTTGTATGCTTTGGCTTATGATTTCGATTCAATAGCAGTTCTTCTAATTGGCCGTCTGTTCTGTGG ATTAGGTTCTGCCAGAGCTGTCAACCGGCGTTACATCAGTGACTGTGTACCGCTTAAAATACGCATGCAAGCTTCTGCAGCCTTTGTTAGTGCCAGTGCTCTTGGAATGGCATGCGGCCCTGCACTTGCCGGGTTACTTCAAACAAATTTTAAGATTTATGCAATCACAATCAATGAAGATACTTTGCCAGGTTGGGTTATGGCTTTGGCGTGGCTCATCTATTTACTTTGGTTGTGGATTTCCTTTAAAGAGCCTGCTCTTAAGAATGAAGAGAACCCCTTACCTCAGGAAGCTAATCCTG GACCAGTAGAAAGTGAAGAATTAGAGAAAGGCCTTGCACAACCCTTGCTCCTAAACTCAGAAGAGAAACAAAACGATGAAGATGGAGACCAAGATTGTGATGGTAGTGAAGCATCAGCAGAAGTGTCCAACAAACCTGCTACTTCCATTGCAGCAGCATATAGATTGCTGACGCCAACAGTGAAG GTCCAGTTATTGATCTATTTCATGCTCAAATATGCTATGGAGATTTTACTTTCTGAATCAAGCGTCATTACCACATTCTACTTCCGTTGGTCAACTAGTTCTGTGGCAATTTTCCTTTTTTGCCTGGGGCTTACAGTTCTTCCAGTTAACATCGTTGTCGGAAGCTATATCAGCAACATGTTTGAAGACAG GCAAATTCTACTGACGTCAGAAATTATGGTATGCCTTGGAATAATCCTAAGCTTCCATGTTGTAAGCCCGTATTCCGTGCCACAATATGTCAGCTCGGCATTCATCACATTTGTATCTGCTGAAGTCCTTGAAG GTGTCAACCTATCGCTCCTATCGCGGGTTATGTCATCGAGGCTGGCCCGTGGGACCTACAATGGTGGACTGCTATCAACGGAAGCTGGTACATTGGCCCGGGTGGTGGCGGATGGCACAATAACATTGGCCGGCTATTTGGGTGAGGATAAGCTCTTGAATATTACCCTACTGCCCTCTCTCTTTATTTGCATAGCCTCCATTGCTGCCACCTGCCTCACCTATAACTCCCTTTACTAA